In one Alphaproteobacteria bacterium genomic region, the following are encoded:
- a CDS encoding MHYT domain-containing protein gives MDLASYFSIGLDSSRALTAQYDLTLVATSYLIAGLAGFAFIRLLIHVAEQPKGPAQTTWQVIGSVIMGLGVWSMHFVGMLAYRLPIPIGYDVLLTAVSALPAVAGSFAAIRLVGSRSHGTRALILGSIAFGGGIGAMHYSGMAAMEVNAIVRYDAILFSASIAVAVALGLVALSIAKWIVRRGDELQISASVVAAGIIGIAVAGMHYTAMASTLCYTSAAHDFSLSPYNPDILAAVTGVATLTILAAAGGALAYDRRLAREVLHREEASRRAMVSDRRLSEAMETLADDFAIFDASDKLVFWNSHFRESYCPENSDPSGLHFEVIMRGHLNRAFAADPDVDVLDRAGEIMEHHATPKSPLLWQPRPHQWALVRQRHTSDGGTVFLSTDITDVKRAELQAERANRAKTEFLHSMSHELRTPLNGVIGIAEMLLTVESIRNDPIRSNEYLNDIKGSGEHLLTLVSDMLDMAAIERGSQKMTPETFDIVKTISEIARTMQSSQGPDASIRFVAPPGPVHVQADRRAFRQVMINLISNGIHHGGGAVTIETIARNTDRPDSPGQEDGFTRVVISDEGPGMSDDLMDMVGQPFPHAHSPHVRSTSTGSGLGLAIVSQLMSLNAGAFEIFSNPGAGTRAITCWKSARLPAKAAVAGD, from the coding sequence ATGGATCTGGCGTCGTATTTCTCAATTGGATTGGACTCGTCAAGGGCGCTGACAGCCCAGTACGATCTCACACTTGTAGCCACATCCTATCTGATTGCCGGACTGGCGGGCTTTGCCTTTATCCGGCTTCTCATTCACGTAGCCGAGCAACCAAAAGGTCCGGCGCAAACGACTTGGCAGGTCATCGGCTCGGTGATTATGGGCCTCGGCGTCTGGTCCATGCATTTTGTTGGCATGCTCGCTTATCGCCTGCCGATACCCATTGGTTACGATGTCCTACTGACCGCCGTTTCCGCCCTTCCTGCAGTTGCAGGGTCGTTCGCCGCCATTCGGCTGGTCGGCAGCCGCAGCCATGGCACGCGGGCTCTGATTCTCGGGTCGATCGCATTCGGCGGCGGGATCGGGGCCATGCATTACAGCGGCATGGCCGCCATGGAAGTGAACGCAATCGTTCGATACGACGCGATCCTGTTCAGCGCATCAATCGCTGTGGCCGTCGCACTCGGCCTTGTGGCGCTGTCTATTGCAAAATGGATTGTACGCCGCGGCGACGAACTTCAGATTTCCGCCAGTGTCGTGGCCGCGGGCATTATCGGGATTGCGGTGGCCGGCATGCATTATACCGCGATGGCGTCGACCCTGTGCTATACATCCGCCGCCCATGATTTCAGCCTCAGCCCATACAATCCCGACATTCTCGCTGCAGTTACCGGGGTCGCTACTCTGACCATTCTGGCGGCCGCCGGCGGCGCCCTGGCATATGACCGAAGACTCGCCCGGGAAGTCCTGCACAGAGAAGAGGCGTCCCGCCGCGCCATGGTCAGCGACCGACGTCTGTCAGAAGCCATGGAAACCTTGGCCGACGATTTCGCCATATTTGATGCGTCGGACAAGCTCGTCTTCTGGAACAGCCACTTCCGAGAGTCCTATTGCCCTGAAAATTCAGACCCTTCCGGGCTGCATTTCGAAGTGATCATGAGGGGCCATCTTAACCGCGCCTTTGCCGCCGATCCGGATGTCGATGTCCTGGATCGTGCCGGGGAAATCATGGAGCATCATGCGACTCCCAAGAGCCCCCTTTTGTGGCAGCCCCGTCCACACCAATGGGCGCTGGTTCGGCAGCGACACACGTCGGATGGCGGTACGGTATTCCTTTCAACCGACATCACCGACGTCAAACGTGCGGAACTGCAGGCCGAGCGTGCGAACCGGGCCAAGACCGAGTTTTTGCACAGCATGAGCCACGAACTGAGAACCCCGTTGAACGGCGTCATCGGTATCGCGGAGATGCTGCTCACGGTCGAGTCGATTCGAAATGACCCGATCCGGTCGAACGAATATCTAAACGACATCAAGGGAAGCGGTGAACATCTTCTGACGCTGGTCAGCGATATGCTGGATATGGCCGCAATCGAGCGCGGCAGCCAGAAGATGACCCCGGAGACGTTTGATATCGTCAAGACGATTTCCGAAATCGCACGGACGATGCAAAGCTCCCAGGGACCCGATGCATCCATTCGTTTCGTTGCCCCGCCCGGCCCGGTTCACGTCCAGGCGGACCGGCGCGCGTTCCGCCAGGTGATGATCAATCTGATTTCGAACGGAATTCACCACGGCGGAGGGGCGGTCACCATCGAGACAATCGCCCGGAACACTGACCGGCCTGACAGCCCCGGCCAGGAAGACGGCTTCACCCGTGTGGTCATTTCCGACGAAGGCCCGGGCATGTCCGACGATCTGATGGACATGGTCGGCCAGCCTTTCCCGCACGCCCATTCCCCGCATGTGAGAAGCACCTCCACAGGATCCGGCCTCGGACTGGCCATCGTGTCGCAACTGATGTCCCTGAATGCAGGCGCGTTTGAGATCTTCAGCAATCCGGGAGCCGGCACACGGGCCATCACCTGCTGGAAGTCGGCTCGACTTCCCGCCAAGGC
- a CDS encoding OsmC family protein: MSFQVKDAPAKVGFAGTFDRIADTIRGDASKAVARFEVQSRQISGLHSEVEARDYLLTVDEPKALGGQDLGPNPIELVLAAIASCQEITYRLYADKLGIPLRGVSATVKGDIDLRGMFAIDPSARPGFRGLDIQVELDSDASAAELDRLKRAVDAHCPVLDVIRNATPVAARTSRQPDGDEIDSDPALFAGLAG, translated from the coding sequence ATGTCTTTCCAAGTCAAGGATGCCCCTGCGAAAGTCGGTTTTGCCGGCACGTTCGACCGCATTGCCGACACGATCCGCGGAGACGCCTCGAAGGCGGTCGCGCGTTTCGAAGTCCAATCCCGCCAGATTTCTGGTCTGCACAGCGAGGTTGAAGCTCGCGACTATCTGCTCACGGTTGACGAACCGAAGGCCTTGGGTGGCCAGGATCTGGGGCCCAACCCCATTGAACTGGTCCTCGCTGCCATCGCATCCTGCCAGGAGATCACCTATCGACTGTATGCGGACAAGCTCGGCATTCCGCTGCGCGGCGTCTCCGCAACGGTTAAGGGCGATATCGACCTGCGCGGCATGTTCGCCATCGACCCGAGCGCCCGCCCCGGCTTCCGCGGCCTGGATATTCAGGTCGAACTCGACAGCGACGCATCGGCGGCAGAGCTGGACCGCCTGAAACGCGCCGTGGACGCCCATTGCCCGGTTCTCGATGTCATCCGGAACGCTACGCCGGTTGCCGCCAGAACCAGTCGCCAGCCGGATGGAGACGAGATCGATTCCGATCCAGCTCTGTTTGCAGGCCTGGCGGGCTAA